Within Deltaproteobacteria bacterium, the genomic segment GTTGTTGCCATCATTCTGATCTTTCTCGGATCGAGTAGTTTCTATACGGTAGCCGTGGATGAGGTCGGGATTATACAGAGGTTCGGCAAGTACACCCGGACCACGCAGCCGGGTCTCAATTTCAAGCTGCCGCGGGGGATTGAAAAAGTCACCAAGGTTAAGGTCAAGTATGTATTCAAGGAGGAATTCGGGTTCCGGACCCTCGAACCCGGCGTTCGGACGCGGTATACCTCCGACGCCTCCTATGAAAACGAGGCCCTTATGTTGACGGGCGACCTGAACGTGGCCGTGGTCCCCTGGATCGTTCAATATCGCATCAAAGATCCCTTCAATTATCTCTTTAAAGTCAGAAACATCCGGTCCACATTCAGGGACCTGACCGAGGCCAGCATGCGCCTGGTGGTCGGCGACAGCAGCATCAACGAGGTCATCAGCAAACGTGAAGAGCTGGCCATTAAGGCCAAGGAACTGTTGCAGAGATACCTGGACGAGGCCGAAACCGGCATCCAGCTGGTCACCGTGGAGATGAAGCGCACCAATGTCCCTGAACCGGTTCAGCCGTCGTTTAATGAGGTGAACCAGGCGGTTCAGGAAAAAGAGAGACTGATCTATCAGGCCAAAGAGGCATATAACAAGGTGATTCCCGCTGCCAAAGGAAATGCGGAAAAGACCATCAAGGCGGCCGAAGGATATGCCCTCGACCGGGTGAACCGCGCCCAGGGGGATGCGGCCCGGTTCCTGGACCTGTATGAGGCCTATGCCCAGGCGGAAGACGTCACCCGCCGGCGTCTCTATCTGGAGGCCATGGAGAACATCCTGCCAAGACTGGGGAGCAAATATGTTGTGGATGCGGATCAAAAGAATTTTCTCCCCCTGCTCAACCTCGGGAAATCGGAAGGAGGCACCAAATGAAATTAAAACTCTTGATCATCCCGATTATTATTATTCTGATCGCCGTCTTCTCGTCGGCATATGTCATCGATGAGACCGAACAGGTCATCATTACCCAGTTCGGCAAGGTGATCGGCGAGCCGAAAACAGATCCCGGTCTCAATTTCAAGATCCCGGTTATCCAGAATGCCAACTTCTTTCCCAAGAACCTCCTTGCATGGGATGGCGACGAGGGCCAGGTCCCCACCTTGGACAAGACCTTCCTCTATGTGGACGCCTTTGCGCGCTGGAAGATCGTCGATCCGTTGAAATTCTTTCAGACCGTCAACAATATGACCGGCGCCCTGGCCCGCCTGGATGACATCATCGACCCGGCCGTCCGAAATTTCGTCACCTCCTATTCCCTCATTGAAACCGTCCGGAACAGCAACCGGGTATTGGATAAGCTGGATGTGGAGGTTGAAGATGCCATGCAAGAGGAACTCCTGGCAAAGGTCACCACCGGGAGACAAGAGATTACCCGGGGGATTATGGCCCAGGCCCAGCCCAAGCTCGTGGATTTCGGGATTGAATTGGTGGACGTGCAGATTAAAAGGCTCAATTACGTGGAGCAGGTGCGCAAATCGGTGTATTCGAGGATGATCGCCGAAAGAAACCAGATGGCCCAGAAGTTCCGGTCAGAGGGCGAGGGTGAGGCCCGGAGCATAGAGGGAAACCGGGATAAGGAGCTGAAACGGATCACATCCGAGGCATACCGGATCGCCCAGGAAAAGATGGGCAAGGCCGATGCCGAGGCCACCACCATCTATGCCCAGGCATACGACAAGAGTCCGGAATTCTATTCATTTGTGAAATCCCTCGGCGTCTACGAAAAGACCATGGATAAAGATACCTCTCTTATTCTGTCAACCGACTCGGACTTTTTGAGGTTTTTCAAGAGCTACAGGGATGAGGGGGTAGTCAGGTAAGCTGATTTTTGTTTCAGACGTTTTCATGACGTTCTCTAATCATTCAGGAGACCGATAATGGTAAGGACCGAGATATCCCTCTTTCTCAAGAATGCCCCCGGCGAACTTGGTAAGTTGACCGCCATGCTGGCGGAGGCCGGGATCAACATCGATGCATTGACCATCCAGGATGCCTCCGAGTATGTGCAGGCCCTGTTCAAGGCGAGGGGAAAATCGCTCAAGCGGGTGGCGCCGGCAGCGAGCTATGGCTCCATGCAGAAGGACTCTGCTGACCATGCGCTCATCCGGCTCCTGGTGGGCAACACGGACAAGGCGGTCGACCTCCTGTCCAAGGGCGAATACGTCTTCGACCTAATGCCGGTCATCGCCCTGGAGATCGACAACCAGCCCGGCAGTCTGGCTGAAATGGCCAAAAAATTCGGCGAGGAAGGGATCAATATCAATTATGTGTATGGGTCCGCGCTTCCCGGCGATCACCGGGCACTCTTCATATTCTGCCCTGAAGATATCGATCTGGCCGCGCGGATCTTCAAGGATTAGCCCTGGTGGCACGCCTCAGGTCAACGATCTTGAGCTGGATCGTCTCCGACCCCTGCCATCGGTTTAACTCCGGCGTGAAAAGGACGTCCACGCGCTCCCCCAGAAGGGTATGATAGCGGCCCAGTCCGAAACCGATGCTCTCGTGAATGGTGTCTCCCTGCCGCAGCCGGACCTTGAGATGGCGCTCCCCCACCACCCGTGCGCCCAGGACATCGAGGGATCGGGCCAGGAAGACCGGCTCGGGGTTCTGCTCTCCGAACGGGGAAAGGGTGGCGATATCGTGAATCGTCTGCCGGCTTATGTCTTTCAAAAATAGAGAGGCATCCACAGGGATCACCGGGACCATGTCCTGCTCCGACAGTTCGCCCCCGGCAATCTCTTCCAAATCTCTTTTCAGGTCCTCGAGGTTTCCTTCATTCAGTCTGAATCCGGCCGCATGGGCATGTCCTCCGAATCTGTCAAACAGCGGAGACAGGCGATTCAAGGCCCTGTAGAGATTAAATCCGTCGATACTCCTGCCGGACCCGGACGCGACGCCGTCCCTCGTACCCACCACCAGTGAGGGACGATGATATCGATCCACCAGCCTCGAGGCCACAATCCCCAAAACACCCTGATGCCAGTTCTCCCCCCACAAAAGAAGGGTTCTGCGATCAACGATCAGGGGGTCGCGCCGAATCATCTCCTCGATCCGATCGAGGATGCTCTGTTCAAGGCCCTGTCGCCGCATATTGGCGACATTCAGCATCCGGGCCTGGATTCCGGCGGCTTCATCTTCGCCCACCGTCAATATGGCGAGCCCGGCGTCGGAATCCCCCATTCTTCCGGGGGCATTAAGACGCGGTCCCAGCCTGAACGCCAGATCATCAGCAGTGACCGCGGAACGGTTCACGCCTGTCGCATCCATCATGGCCCTTATTCCGGGCCATCTGGAATCACCCATGCGCCGCAGACCGCATGCGACCAGCATCCTGTTCTGCCCGGTCAGGGGAACCCGATCCGCGGTCGTCCCCAGGGCCACCAGATCAAGATATTCCCTCAGATCGGGCTCGGTCCGTCCGTTAAACCATCCCCTTCTCCTCAAGGCACCCCTTACGGCAACAGCCAGGAAAAAGGCCAGCCCCACCCCTGCAAGGTGCTTGAACGGGAAGGCGCAGTCCGGCTGGTGCGGGTCGATGACCGGACAGTCGGGGCGGGACGTTGGGGGCGCCTGATGGTGATCCGTTACCACCACCTTGAGGTGCAGTTGCTTTGCCAGGGCGATCTCCTTTTCACCGGAGATACCGCAGTCGACGGTGATGATCAGTCCTGTCCCGCGACTGTGGAGGGTTCGAATGGCCCCGCCATGAAGTCCGTACCCCTCCTCCAACCGGTTAGGCACATAAGAATCCGCAGGGACGCCGAGATCAGAAAAAAAGTTGCGCAGGAGGGCCGTTGCCGTGAGCCCGTCCGCATCGTAATCGCCATAGATGGTGATCTTATCCCGGTTTTTAATGGCCGCCAGAATAGCTTCCACGCCTTTTTCCATCCCCTTCATGAGCATGGGATCCGCCATCTGGGAAAGGCCCGGGGACAGAAACGATGCGGCTGAAGCCTTCTCCGTGATGCCCCGGTTGATGAGGAGCTGGGCCTGGAGGGCGGTCAGGCCGGCCTCATGGGCAAGTTGATTGGCAGCAGGGGAAGCGGGAATCAGTTTCCAGACTTTATGGGGAAGCACGATTACGGACTCACTTGAGGTCTTGTAAAATTGTTCATCCGCCGAGGAGGGCCTCAATGGCCTTCACGTCTTCGGGGATATCCACTTCCACGGAGTCGACCAGGGTCTCAGGGACTTTGATTCTGTAGCCGTGCTCCAATGCCCGCAATTGCTCCAGCTTCTCCAGGGATTCAAGAACCCCCGGGTCGAGGGAAGTAAATCGGATCAAGAACGCCATTCGGAAGCAGTAAACGCCGAGGTGCTTGAAATGAACACCGGCAGGGACGCCGTCGCGACAATACGGGATGGGGCAGCGGGAAAAATATATGGCAAATCCGTCTCTGTCGGTGACCACCTTGACATGATTGGGATTCTGAATCTCCCGGGTGTGCGTTATTCGATATTTCAACGTACTCATCGGCAGGGTCGTATCTTCTATCAGGGGCCTGACCAGGTCGGTAACCACCGACGGCTGAAAAGAGGGTTGATCCCCCTGGATGTTCACCACCAGATCCCCTTCTTCAAGCCCCACCTTCAGGGCGGCTTCGGCAATGCGGTCCGTCCCGGAACAATGGGTGGGAGAGGTCATCAGGGCATTCCCCCCGAATTGACGGACGCAGTCCGCGATCCGCTCGTCATCGGTTGCCACATAGACCGCCGAAAGTTCCGGGCACGATCGTGCCCGTTCGTAGGTATGCTGGATCATCGGTTTGCCCGCGATCAAGGCCAGGGGTTTGCCGGGGAAACGGGATGACGCATATCTTGCGGGTATAAAAGCGGTTATTTTCATCGACACCTATTGAGGACTCAGAAATTCCGAATTCAGGAATTCAGGAATTGGCAAACTGTTTTCATTTATAATTCCCCAAATCCCTCAATCCCTCCAGTAAGTCGCACAGGCCGTATCCGACTCCCAGGCCGTGACCCTGCTGATCTTGACATGCTCGGAATTCAGGTCCCGGGAAAGGGATTCAAAAATGTGGCGGGCGATATTTTCCGAGGACGGCTCCATCGTCTTGAAGGGTTCCAGATCATTTAAAAATTTGTGGTCCAGAGCATCAAGGATATTCTTGGTCCCCTGTTTTATCTCCCTGAAGTCTATCAACAGACCGTCGTCGCCCAATTTGCTGCCGGCAACGGTTACCTCGATCTTCCAGTTATGCCCGTGGAGGTTCTCACATCCGCCTTCAATCCCCTGTAACTGGTGTGCGGCGGCAAACTGGTCGGTTATCTTGAGTTCGTACATTGGGTACCCTTTACTCAACCTTCTCTGTGTCTGCGTCGTCATCGGACGGTTTCTCTTCCATCACAGGACCTGTCTCCTGTGCGACAAATTCACCATCATCCCCCACAATCCTGCCGCACTCAGTGCACTTTCCGTCTATGATGATTCCCGTACAGGTTCCGTCAGGACACAACACCCTGTCTTCAAAATCAGGCTCGCCGTCCTCGTCCATAACCTCTTCGTGCTGTGAAACCCGTTGCAGATCTTCCTTTAAAGGCGTCCCGCATGCCATGCAATAATTGGCGGTCTCAAAGACGGTTTCCCCGCATCTCGGGCAGGGAACACCCGGGATCTCCTTCTCACAATGTGGGCATTTCATTCTTATTGTCTCCTTTCTTGAAACGGGTACCCCACCAATCGTGGGAAATAGACCTGTCACGCAGGGGAAACCACGCCTCTTCCCAGCGCCCCCCCAAGCAAGTCACCAACTATAGAAAAATTAGAAGTAGGTGTCAAACATTAAGGGGAGGGCAGGCGACAGCGGACGGTTTCTTTTTGCTTGAAACCTAAGGTGTATGTGGGTATAGTTCTTCGGAAAAAACCTACCTGCCCCCATTTTATGTGGAAGCGAGACATTGATTGAAAGGAGCGAGACATGTCGGAAACTGTAGACCACATCACTGTTTTCCTGACGACGTACGGAATGCAGGTGATCGGCGCCATCATTATTCTGATACTTGGGCGCATTGCTGCGGGAATCGGACGAAAACTCATCCACAGGGTACTGACCAGATCCAAAACCGACAGCGCGGTCATCTCATTTGTCGAGAACCTGACCTATTTTCTTATACTGACCTTTGCAGTCCTGGCGGCACTGGCCAAATTCGGGATTCAGACCGCTTCGTTCGTGGCTGTTATCGGCGCGGCCGGCTTTGCAGTGGGCTTCGCCCTGCAGGGCTCCCTCGGCAATTTTGCAGCAGGCGTATTGATCCTTGTCCTGCGTCCCTTTAAAACCGGAGACTATATCGACGGCGCGGGGGTCGCCGGAACCGTCAAGGATATCGAACTCTTCAACACCATCCTGGCCACTGTGGACAATGTCAAGATCATGGTGCCCAACGGAAAACTCTTCGGAAATGTGATTAAGAACTTTTCGGCCTACGATACGCGTCGCATCGATCTCGTTGTGGGAATCGGCTACAGCTCCTCCATCGGGAAGGCCGTTGAGGTCTTGCAGGAGCTGATCAAAAAAGAGACAAGGATCCTGTCTGATCCGCCGGCCCAGATTGCTGTAAACGAGCTGGCGGATTCCAGCGTCAATCTGGTGGTCCGACCTTGGGTCAAGAAGGAAGACTACTGGGGCGTCCGGTGGGACCTGACCCGCGCCATCAAAGAGTCCTTTGACGAACATGGCATTGAGATTCCGTTCCCCCAGCATGCGGTTCATATGGCTTCCGAGTAAACTGCTTCGGCGGGTATCAGACGGGCGACGCCATCCCGTGTTCAGGAGGCAGTCATCTCCTGTCGGGCTGCAACCCTGAGGGAAGGCCGTCACAGATGGAGGACAAGACAATGAATATCGGTTGGATCGGCACAGGCGTCATGGGGACCTCCATGGCCGGGCATCTTCAGAAGGCGGGTCATACCCTTTCGGTCTTCAGCCGGACGCGGCAAAAGGCGGAAGTGCTCATTGAAAAAGGGGCTCAGTGGGTTGATTCGCCGGCAGAGGCGGCCGCGAATGCGGACATCGTCTTCACCATCGTCGGTTTCCCCGAGGATGTCCGGGAGGTCTATCTGGGCGAGAAGGGGATCCTCAGCCGGGACCCCGCATGCCGCATCGTGGTGGACATGACCAGCAGTCAGCCCAGCCTGGCCGCGACCATCTTCGACGCGGCCGAGAAAAAGGGGATCGAAGCCCTGGACGCCCCGGTTTCAGGGGGCGATATCGGCGCGAGAGATGCAAAACTGGCCATCATGGTCGGCGGCAAAAAGGAGACCTTTCTAAAGGTGCTCCCCCTGTTTCAGCTCATGGGACCCACCATCTCCTACATGGGAGGGCCGGGGAGCGGACAGCACACCAAGGCGTGCAACCAGATTCTCGTCGCCGGAAATATGATAGGGGCCTGTGAGGCCCTCCTCTATGCCTCCAGGCAGGGGCTTGACATGCAGCAGGTCATCGACATCGTGGAAAAGGGCGCGGCCGGGTCATGGTCCATCAGCAACCTGGGGCCGCGCATTGTTCGAGGCGATTACGGACCCGGATTTTTTGTGGAGCACTTTATCAAGGATATGGCCATCGCCCTGGAAGAATCCGCGGCTGTCGGCCTTGCGCTTCCGGGACTGGCACTGGTTCAACAACTCTACATCGCAGTCAAGGCCCAGGGACACGGTCGCTCGGGGACCCAGGCGCTCTTTCTTGGCCTGCAGGCCATGAGCAGAGAAATGCGCGACTGAGACAAAGCAATTTCAGGTGTGGCGTGTGAAGTTCGAAATCAATTTACCTTTACACCCGGCACTCGTTGTTATTTAACAGAAAGAGGAGGAAGGGATTATGGCCAAACTGTTGTGGCAGCCGTCAAAGGAGAGGATCCGAAGTACCAACATGTATCGGTTCATGATGTTCGTCAATGAAAGGTACCAAAAGGATTTTGCCGAATATGCCCCGCTCTACCAGTGGTCCATCGACAACATCCCCGATTTCTGGGCGTCCATGTGGGAATTCGCCGGCATCAAGGCGTCCAGGCCCTATACCCGGGTGGTGAACGATGTCACAAAGATGCCCGGGGCCAGATGGTTTCAGGGGGCGGAACTCAATTTCGCGGAAAACCTCCTCCGTTATCGCGACGATCGTGTGGCGCTTATCTTTAAAGGCGAAGACCAGGCCCCCATCCGGATGACCTATAA encodes:
- the hflK gene encoding FtsH protease activity modulator HflK; translated protein: MAWDWDKLQEQRKKPSGGGGPPGTPPSIEDVFEKIKGARKKLPGGTWIIVVAIILIFLGSSSFYTVAVDEVGIIQRFGKYTRTTQPGLNFKLPRGIEKVTKVKVKYVFKEEFGFRTLEPGVRTRYTSDASYENEALMLTGDLNVAVVPWIVQYRIKDPFNYLFKVRNIRSTFRDLTEASMRLVVGDSSINEVISKREELAIKAKELLQRYLDEAETGIQLVTVEMKRTNVPEPVQPSFNEVNQAVQEKERLIYQAKEAYNKVIPAAKGNAEKTIKAAEGYALDRVNRAQGDAARFLDLYEAYAQAEDVTRRRLYLEAMENILPRLGSKYVVDADQKNFLPLLNLGKSEGGTK
- a CDS encoding zinc ribbon domain-containing protein, with the translated sequence MKCPHCEKEIPGVPCPRCGETVFETANYCMACGTPLKEDLQRVSQHEEVMDEDGEPDFEDRVLCPDGTCTGIIIDGKCTECGRIVGDDGEFVAQETGPVMEEKPSDDDADTEKVE
- the hflC gene encoding protease modulator HflC, whose translation is MKLKLLIIPIIIILIAVFSSAYVIDETEQVIITQFGKVIGEPKTDPGLNFKIPVIQNANFFPKNLLAWDGDEGQVPTLDKTFLYVDAFARWKIVDPLKFFQTVNNMTGALARLDDIIDPAVRNFVTSYSLIETVRNSNRVLDKLDVEVEDAMQEELLAKVTTGRQEITRGIMAQAQPKLVDFGIELVDVQIKRLNYVEQVRKSVYSRMIAERNQMAQKFRSEGEGEARSIEGNRDKELKRITSEAYRIAQEKMGKADAEATTIYAQAYDKSPEFYSFVKSLGVYEKTMDKDTSLILSTDSDFLRFFKSYRDEGVVR
- a CDS encoding NAD(P)-dependent oxidoreductase translates to MNIGWIGTGVMGTSMAGHLQKAGHTLSVFSRTRQKAEVLIEKGAQWVDSPAEAAANADIVFTIVGFPEDVREVYLGEKGILSRDPACRIVVDMTSSQPSLAATIFDAAEKKGIEALDAPVSGGDIGARDAKLAIMVGGKKETFLKVLPLFQLMGPTISYMGGPGSGQHTKACNQILVAGNMIGACEALLYASRQGLDMQQVIDIVEKGAAGSWSISNLGPRIVRGDYGPGFFVEHFIKDMAIALEESAAVGLALPGLALVQQLYIAVKAQGHGRSGTQALFLGLQAMSREMRD
- the queD gene encoding 6-carboxytetrahydropterin synthase QueD — encoded protein: MYELKITDQFAAAHQLQGIEGGCENLHGHNWKIEVTVAGSKLGDDGLLIDFREIKQGTKNILDALDHKFLNDLEPFKTMEPSSENIARHIFESLSRDLNSEHVKISRVTAWESDTACATYWRD
- the recJ gene encoding single-stranded-DNA-specific exonuclease RecJ, whose amino-acid sequence is MLPHKVWKLIPASPAANQLAHEAGLTALQAQLLINRGITEKASAASFLSPGLSQMADPMLMKGMEKGVEAILAAIKNRDKITIYGDYDADGLTATALLRNFFSDLGVPADSYVPNRLEEGYGLHGGAIRTLHSRGTGLIITVDCGISGEKEIALAKQLHLKVVVTDHHQAPPTSRPDCPVIDPHQPDCAFPFKHLAGVGLAFFLAVAVRGALRRRGWFNGRTEPDLREYLDLVALGTTADRVPLTGQNRMLVACGLRRMGDSRWPGIRAMMDATGVNRSAVTADDLAFRLGPRLNAPGRMGDSDAGLAILTVGEDEAAGIQARMLNVANMRRQGLEQSILDRIEEMIRRDPLIVDRRTLLLWGENWHQGVLGIVASRLVDRYHRPSLVVGTRDGVASGSGRSIDGFNLYRALNRLSPLFDRFGGHAHAAGFRLNEGNLEDLKRDLEEIAGGELSEQDMVPVIPVDASLFLKDISRQTIHDIATLSPFGEQNPEPVFLARSLDVLGARVVGERHLKVRLRQGDTIHESIGFGLGRYHTLLGERVDVLFTPELNRWQGSETIQLKIVDLRRATRANP
- a CDS encoding mechanosensitive ion channel; protein product: MSETVDHITVFLTTYGMQVIGAIIILILGRIAAGIGRKLIHRVLTRSKTDSAVISFVENLTYFLILTFAVLAALAKFGIQTASFVAVIGAAGFAVGFALQGSLGNFAAGVLILVLRPFKTGDYIDGAGVAGTVKDIELFNTILATVDNVKIMVPNGKLFGNVIKNFSAYDTRRIDLVVGIGYSSSIGKAVEVLQELIKKETRILSDPPAQIAVNELADSSVNLVVRPWVKKEDYWGVRWDLTRAIKESFDEHGIEIPFPQHAVHMASE
- the kdsB gene encoding 3-deoxy-manno-octulosonate cytidylyltransferase, with product MKITAFIPARYASSRFPGKPLALIAGKPMIQHTYERARSCPELSAVYVATDDERIADCVRQFGGNALMTSPTHCSGTDRIAEAALKVGLEEGDLVVNIQGDQPSFQPSVVTDLVRPLIEDTTLPMSTLKYRITHTREIQNPNHVKVVTDRDGFAIYFSRCPIPYCRDGVPAGVHFKHLGVYCFRMAFLIRFTSLDPGVLESLEKLEQLRALEHGYRIKVPETLVDSVEVDIPEDVKAIEALLGG
- a CDS encoding amino acid-binding protein — translated: MVRTEISLFLKNAPGELGKLTAMLAEAGINIDALTIQDASEYVQALFKARGKSLKRVAPAASYGSMQKDSADHALIRLLVGNTDKAVDLLSKGEYVFDLMPVIALEIDNQPGSLAEMAKKFGEEGININYVYGSALPGDHRALFIFCPEDIDLAARIFKD